Proteins encoded within one genomic window of Blastocatellia bacterium:
- a CDS encoding Zn-ribbon domain-containing OB-fold protein, which yields MIDERPLPKPDHDSEQYWAAARRHELVLQQCEACAKFRFYPRSVCPNCLSDRFQWKHASGRGSVYSFTIIHRPPLPAFRNRVPYVLALIELEEGVRMMTNIVECHPADVYIGMSVEVTFEDVTEDITLPQFKPLTQGGRS from the coding sequence ATGATAGATGAGCGGCCTTTACCCAAACCTGATCATGACTCTGAACAGTATTGGGCGGCAGCCCGGCGGCACGAATTAGTGTTGCAACAGTGTGAGGCATGCGCGAAGTTTCGATTCTATCCGCGGTCTGTCTGTCCAAACTGCTTGTCTGACCGATTTCAATGGAAACACGCCAGCGGTCGCGGTTCGGTTTATTCATTCACAATCATCCATCGTCCGCCTTTGCCAGCGTTTCGCAATCGTGTACCTTATGTACTCGCATTGATCGAGTTGGAGGAAGGTGTGCGGATGATGACGAATATTGTCGAATGTCATCCGGCTGACGTTTATATTGGAATGTCGGTCGAGGTGACATTTGAGGATGTCACAGAAGACATAACACTGCCTCAGTTCAAACCATTGACACAAGGAGGACGTTCTTGA
- a CDS encoding acetyl-CoA acetyltransferase yields MNGPFKRNVVIAGVAESDLGHDIGLTILQHQALAARRALDDAGLSKHDVNAVMAVDFLGLPSLQIAEYLGIQPQFTDTTVTGGAAFENLVEHATLAIHAGLCDVVLITYGSTLHSDRRRVIERGGIDPRMPPTQFETPYGDLSPISAYALAAMRHMHEFGTTSEQLAHVAVSTRQWAMMNPQALMRLPITIDDVLASPMVCSPLHRLDCCVMTDGGGAIVLTSAERAGDLRRAPVYVIGSGFYSTHHTISQMQNLTTTGAVVSGRRAFQIAGVTPDDIDVVQIYDSFTISVILAVEDLGFCQKGEGGAFVENGRLGPDGDLPTNTSGGGLSYTHPGALGLFLIIEAVRQLRGECGARQVPGAQLALVHGIGGWLSSHATLILAR; encoded by the coding sequence ATGAACGGTCCATTCAAACGGAACGTGGTTATTGCGGGTGTTGCTGAATCCGATTTAGGTCATGATATTGGCCTGACTATTTTACAACATCAAGCATTAGCCGCTAGACGGGCATTGGATGATGCCGGGCTGAGCAAGCACGATGTGAATGCGGTGATGGCCGTGGATTTTCTCGGGCTGCCCAGCCTTCAAATTGCTGAATACTTAGGGATTCAGCCGCAATTTACCGATACGACGGTTACTGGAGGGGCTGCGTTTGAAAACCTGGTTGAACATGCGACGCTGGCGATTCACGCGGGGTTGTGTGACGTCGTGCTCATTACTTATGGCAGCACATTACATTCAGATCGCCGGCGTGTAATCGAAAGGGGCGGCATTGATCCGCGCATGCCACCTACACAGTTTGAGACACCCTATGGTGACTTGTCCCCTATTTCTGCCTATGCTCTCGCCGCCATGCGGCACATGCATGAATTTGGCACGACAAGTGAACAGCTAGCACATGTCGCTGTTTCTACACGACAGTGGGCGATGATGAACCCTCAGGCCCTCATGCGCCTGCCGATCACAATTGATGATGTGTTGGCGTCACCGATGGTTTGTAGTCCGTTGCATAGGTTGGATTGTTGTGTTATGACAGATGGCGGCGGCGCCATTGTACTGACTTCCGCCGAACGGGCCGGCGATCTGCGACGAGCTCCAGTCTATGTGATCGGCTCGGGGTTTTACAGCACTCACCATACGATCAGCCAAATGCAGAATCTCACCACAACAGGCGCAGTCGTTTCGGGGCGTCGAGCGTTCCAGATCGCCGGTGTGACGCCTGATGATATTGACGTGGTTCAGATCTACGATTCTTTCACTATCTCCGTAATATTGGCTGTTGAAGACTTGGGATTTTGCCAGAAAGGCGAAGGTGGAGCATTTGTTGAAAATGGACGGCTTGGCCCTGATGGTGATCTGCCGACAAACACATCTGGCGGTGGACTGTCATATACGCATCCAGGCGCGTTGGGTTTATTTCTGATTATTGAAGCCGTGCGTCAATTGCGCGGCGAATGTGGGGCAAGACAGGTGCCAGGCGCTCAATTGGCGCTTGTGCATGGAATTGGTGGTTGGTTGTCCAGCCATGCCACACTTATACTGGCGAGGTGA